Proteins from a genomic interval of Stenotrophomonas maltophilia R551-3:
- the ubiG gene encoding bifunctional 2-polyprenyl-6-hydroxyphenol methylase/3-demethylubiquinol 3-O-methyltransferase UbiG, which translates to MTAPHASSNFDQAELDKFAALANRWWDADGPQKPLHALNPVRLQYVADRVPLRGARVLDIGCGGGLLSEALAQAGADVTAIDLAPELVKVARLHALESGATVDYRVQAAEDLAAEQPGSFDVVTCMEMLEHVPDPGAIIEACMRLLKPGGHLFLSTINRTAAAFAVAIVGAEYVARLLPKGTHHYQEFIKPAELARWLREADMQLVDVSGMAYEPWRNHARLSSRTDINYLAYAVKAA; encoded by the coding sequence ATGACTGCCCCCCACGCATCCTCCAATTTCGATCAGGCCGAGCTGGACAAGTTCGCCGCACTGGCCAACCGCTGGTGGGACGCTGACGGCCCGCAGAAGCCGTTGCATGCGCTGAACCCGGTACGCCTGCAGTACGTGGCCGACCGCGTGCCGCTGCGTGGCGCACGCGTGCTCGACATCGGTTGTGGTGGTGGTCTGTTGAGTGAAGCACTGGCCCAGGCCGGTGCCGACGTCACCGCCATCGACCTGGCACCGGAACTGGTCAAGGTCGCACGCCTGCACGCGCTGGAAAGCGGTGCCACGGTCGATTACCGGGTACAGGCTGCTGAGGACCTGGCCGCCGAGCAGCCGGGCAGCTTCGACGTGGTGACCTGCATGGAGATGCTCGAGCACGTGCCGGATCCGGGCGCGATCATCGAGGCCTGCATGCGCCTGCTGAAGCCGGGCGGTCACCTGTTCCTGTCGACCATCAACCGCACCGCTGCGGCTTTTGCCGTGGCCATCGTCGGCGCCGAGTACGTGGCGCGGCTGCTGCCCAAGGGCACCCATCACTACCAGGAATTCATCAAGCCGGCCGAGCTGGCGCGCTGGCTGCGCGAGGCCGATATGCAGCTGGTGGATGTCAGCGGCATGGCCTACGAGCCGTGGCGCAACCATGCCCGCCTGAGCAGCCGTACCGACATCAACTACCTGGCCTACGCGGTCAAGGCTGCATGA
- a CDS encoding TRZ/ATZ family hydrolase yields the protein MSDSPHLPEACDLLIEAGYVVPIEPHAVVLEDHAVAVRGSEIVAILPRAEARARFRATQVVSRPEAALMPGLVNAHTHNPMTLLRGVADDLPLMTWLQQHIWPVEAAVIGPEFVADGTTLAIAEMLRGGTTCANENYFFGDVQAAVYKKHGFRALVGAVIIDFPTAWARTDDEYFAKAGELHDQWRTDPLIGTAFAPHAPYTVNDANFERVRMLSDQLDMQVHLHTHETAQEITDSIKLHGQRPLARLDRLGLVNDRLIAVHMTQLTDAEIHLCAERGVSVVHCPESNLKLASGFCPACALQRAGVNLAIGTDGCASNNDLDMFSENRTAAILAKAVADDATALDAATTLRASTLGGARALGFGDRIGSIEVGKQADLVCVDLSALETQPLHNVLSQLVYATGRQQVSDVWIAGKPKLVQRELVGMDLPGIIANARQWRERIRHIRA from the coding sequence ATGAGCGATAGCCCGCACCTCCCTGAAGCCTGCGACCTGCTCATCGAAGCCGGTTATGTCGTTCCGATCGAGCCGCATGCGGTGGTGCTGGAAGACCATGCCGTGGCCGTTCGCGGCAGCGAGATCGTGGCCATCCTGCCGCGTGCCGAAGCCCGTGCGCGTTTCCGCGCCACCCAGGTGGTCAGCCGTCCCGAGGCCGCGCTGATGCCGGGCCTGGTCAACGCGCACACGCACAATCCGATGACCCTGCTGCGCGGCGTCGCCGACGACCTGCCGCTGATGACCTGGCTGCAGCAGCACATCTGGCCGGTGGAAGCGGCGGTGATCGGCCCCGAGTTCGTTGCCGACGGCACCACCCTGGCCATCGCCGAGATGCTGCGCGGCGGCACCACCTGCGCCAACGAGAACTACTTCTTCGGCGACGTGCAGGCCGCGGTCTACAAGAAGCACGGTTTCCGCGCGCTGGTTGGCGCGGTCATCATCGATTTCCCCACCGCCTGGGCCAGGACCGATGACGAGTACTTCGCCAAGGCCGGTGAACTGCATGACCAGTGGCGCACCGATCCGCTGATCGGCACCGCGTTTGCCCCGCATGCGCCGTACACGGTCAACGATGCCAACTTCGAGCGGGTGCGGATGCTGTCCGACCAGCTCGACATGCAGGTGCACCTGCACACCCACGAGACCGCGCAGGAAATCACCGATTCGATCAAGCTGCATGGCCAGCGCCCGCTGGCGCGGCTGGATCGGCTCGGCCTGGTCAATGACCGCCTGATCGCGGTGCACATGACCCAGCTGACCGATGCGGAAATCCACCTGTGCGCCGAGCGTGGCGTCAGTGTGGTGCACTGCCCGGAATCGAACCTGAAGCTGGCCTCCGGTTTCTGCCCGGCCTGCGCTCTGCAGCGCGCCGGCGTGAACCTGGCCATCGGCACCGATGGCTGTGCGAGCAACAACGACCTGGACATGTTCAGCGAGAACCGCACCGCGGCGATCCTGGCCAAGGCCGTGGCCGACGATGCCACCGCGCTGGACGCGGCGACCACGCTGCGCGCGTCCACCCTCGGTGGCGCCCGTGCGCTGGGCTTCGGCGACCGCATCGGTTCGATCGAAGTCGGCAAGCAGGCCGACCTGGTCTGCGTTGATCTGTCCGCGCTGGAAACCCAGCCGCTGCACAACGTGCTGTCGCAGCTGGTGTACGCCACCGGCCGCCAGCAGGTCAGCGACGTCTGGATTGCCGGCAAGCCGAAGCTGGTGCAGCGCGAGCTGGTCGGCATGGACCTGCCGGGCATCATCGCCAACGCGCGCCAGTGGCGCGAGCGCATCCGTCATATCCGCGCCTGA
- the efp gene encoding elongation factor P, producing the protein MATAGMNDVKNGMKILVNNEPAVISETEFIKPGKGQAFTRVRYRFIKSGRTVEMTMKATDDVEVADVVDTNMDYMYSDGEYWHFMDPETFEQVQADKAGMGGAEKWLKGEESCIVTLFNGSPIFVQPPNFVELKITETDPGVRGDTSGGGGKPATLETGAVVRVPLFVNQDEIIKVDTRSGEYSSRVK; encoded by the coding sequence ATGGCCACTGCGGGCATGAACGATGTCAAGAACGGGATGAAGATCCTGGTCAACAATGAACCGGCCGTCATCTCCGAGACCGAGTTCATCAAGCCGGGCAAGGGCCAGGCCTTCACCCGCGTGCGCTATCGCTTCATCAAGTCGGGCCGCACGGTCGAAATGACCATGAAGGCGACCGATGACGTGGAAGTGGCCGATGTGGTCGATACCAACATGGATTACATGTACAGCGACGGCGAGTACTGGCACTTCATGGACCCGGAAACCTTCGAGCAGGTGCAGGCCGACAAGGCCGGCATGGGCGGCGCCGAGAAGTGGCTGAAGGGTGAAGAGTCCTGCATCGTGACCCTGTTCAACGGTTCGCCGATCTTCGTGCAGCCGCCGAACTTCGTCGAACTGAAGATCACCGAGACCGATCCGGGCGTCCGTGGCGACACCTCGGGCGGCGGCGGCAAGCCGGCCACCCTGGAAACCGGCGCAGTGGTCCGCGTGCCGCTGTTCGTCAACCAGGATGAAATCATCAAGGTCGACACCCGCTCGGGCGAGTACTCCTCGCGCGTGAAGTAA
- the epmB gene encoding EF-P beta-lysylation protein EpmB, with product MITAGPLSMQLSAFPRTPSPGAPARWQQLWRQALRDPHALLARLQLDPAALGVSDQAMAQFALRVPEGFVARMRKGDAADPLLRQVLPIDEEMRPAPGFSFDAVGDGAAKKATGVIQKYRGRALLVATGSCAINCRYCFRRHFDYGAENAAKGGWQEAVAAIAADPDIDEVILSGGDPLSLATHKLAELTDALRQIPHIRRLRIHTRLPIVLPERVDEELLAWLGGLPWPLAIVVHANHANEFDASVDAAMARLRGTGAQLLNQAVLLRGVNDSVQALQDLSERSFAAGVLPYYLHQLDRVEGVAHFEVDDTQAKALIAGLTARLSGYLIPKLVRELPGDPSKRPL from the coding sequence ATGATAACCGCAGGCCCCCTGTCCATGCAGCTTTCCGCCTTCCCCCGGACCCCGTCGCCAGGCGCGCCCGCACGCTGGCAGCAGCTCTGGCGCCAGGCGCTGCGCGACCCGCACGCCCTGCTGGCCCGGCTGCAGCTGGACCCGGCCGCGCTGGGTGTCTCGGACCAAGCCATGGCCCAGTTCGCGCTGCGCGTGCCGGAGGGCTTCGTGGCCCGCATGCGCAAGGGCGATGCCGCCGACCCGTTGCTGCGCCAGGTGTTGCCGATCGACGAGGAAATGCGTCCGGCGCCCGGGTTCAGCTTCGACGCGGTGGGCGACGGCGCGGCAAAGAAGGCCACCGGCGTCATCCAGAAGTACCGCGGCCGTGCCCTGCTGGTGGCCACCGGCAGCTGTGCGATCAACTGCCGCTACTGCTTCCGCCGGCACTTCGACTACGGCGCGGAGAATGCCGCCAAGGGCGGCTGGCAGGAGGCGGTGGCGGCCATCGCGGCCGACCCGGACATCGACGAGGTGATCCTGTCCGGTGGCGATCCGCTGTCGCTGGCCACGCACAAGCTTGCCGAGCTGACCGACGCGCTGCGCCAGATCCCGCACATCCGGCGGCTGCGCATCCACACGCGGCTGCCGATCGTGCTGCCGGAGCGCGTGGACGAGGAACTGCTGGCCTGGCTGGGCGGCCTGCCCTGGCCGCTGGCGATCGTGGTCCACGCCAATCACGCCAATGAATTCGACGCCAGCGTGGACGCAGCGATGGCCCGCCTGCGCGGTACCGGCGCCCAGCTGCTGAACCAGGCGGTGTTGCTGCGCGGGGTCAACGACAGCGTGCAGGCCCTGCAGGACCTGAGCGAGCGCAGCTTTGCCGCCGGCGTGCTGCCCTACTACCTGCATCAGCTGGACCGGGTCGAGGGCGTGGCCCACTTCGAAGTGGATGACACCCAGGCCAAGGCGTTGATCGCCGGCCTGACCGCGCGCCTGTCCGGCTACCTGATCCCGAAGCTGGTGCGCGAACTGCCCGGCGACCCGAGCAAGCGCCCGCTCTGA
- a CDS encoding putative bifunctional diguanylate cyclase/phosphodiesterase, with amino-acid sequence MKWLGSGMQARFLLAMGGAMIVVVAILAVLLGRQTAMQSEVRNLSGSVIHELFDRGVRSRGEAMARELSDALANPLYYRDLDQVGALVRNTARQQVVRYVLVFDDHGRLVHDGTVEVAGFGQPMADPLAPRAVAARALVVQESPKVLDNAMPIMVGNQRIGGVRVGMALDEVQQREQAANATLGERLQQVGSRHLGWLLLMLGLLVVIGVVVILYVQRTLVAPIRDLAAAARRIEAGDYQAPLAENSRDDEVGELVRGFASMRDAIARHDREVRRMAYTDALTGLTNRLAFREALDHRLMAARASNHRLGLLFADIDDFKRVNDTLGHEAGDEALLQFAQRIGRAVTDAGGDEALLARFGGDEFVILVGDGDVAANARLLAEVLVRELGKPLVVQGRELFLGTSIGVTLFPDDAADATTLLKNGDIAMYQAKMAGKNCYRYYSRAMDHAVERRVHMEQELRGAWERGELRLAYQPIFRMRDRRMVGVEVLLRWQHPTLGTIPPSVFIEVAEQSGLIEIIGPKVLRAACIEASQWPRGAAGDDLFVSVNVSPRQLRGGELPALVAQCLHESGLPASRLHLELTETAVIGDEMVAAQLLDKLHRTGVKVWLDDFGTGFSGLSHLRQVPVDGVKIDKSFVADMQRDPDDLALTTAIIAMAHALGITVVAEGIEQQAQFELLAQRGCDLGQGYWLSHPVTATEVVRMIESGL; translated from the coding sequence ATGAAGTGGCTCGGCTCGGGAATGCAGGCCCGGTTCCTGCTCGCGATGGGCGGGGCGATGATCGTTGTCGTGGCGATCCTGGCGGTACTGCTTGGGCGGCAGACGGCAATGCAGAGCGAGGTGCGCAACCTCAGTGGCAGCGTCATCCATGAATTGTTCGACCGCGGCGTGCGCAGCCGTGGCGAGGCGATGGCGCGCGAGTTGTCCGATGCGCTGGCCAACCCGCTGTACTACCGCGACCTGGACCAGGTCGGCGCGCTGGTGCGCAATACCGCCCGCCAGCAGGTGGTGCGCTACGTGCTGGTGTTCGATGACCATGGCCGGCTGGTGCATGACGGTACGGTGGAAGTCGCGGGCTTCGGGCAGCCCATGGCCGACCCGCTGGCGCCCAGGGCTGTGGCCGCACGGGCACTGGTGGTGCAGGAATCGCCGAAGGTGCTCGACAACGCGATGCCGATCATGGTCGGCAATCAGCGTATCGGCGGCGTCCGCGTCGGTATGGCGCTGGACGAGGTACAGCAGCGCGAACAAGCTGCCAACGCCACCCTCGGAGAGCGCCTGCAGCAGGTTGGCAGCCGCCACCTGGGCTGGCTGCTGCTGATGCTGGGCCTGCTGGTGGTGATCGGCGTGGTGGTGATCCTCTACGTGCAGCGCACGCTGGTGGCGCCGATCCGCGACCTGGCTGCGGCGGCACGCCGTATCGAAGCCGGGGACTACCAGGCACCGCTGGCCGAGAACAGTCGCGATGACGAGGTCGGTGAGCTGGTGCGCGGCTTTGCCAGCATGCGTGATGCGATCGCCCGCCATGATCGCGAAGTGCGGCGCATGGCCTATACCGATGCGTTGACCGGGCTGACCAACCGGCTGGCGTTCCGCGAGGCGCTGGATCACCGGTTGATGGCCGCGCGCGCCTCCAACCATCGGCTGGGCCTGCTGTTTGCCGACATCGACGACTTCAAGCGGGTCAACGATACCCTTGGCCACGAGGCAGGCGACGAGGCGTTACTGCAGTTCGCACAGCGCATCGGCCGCGCAGTGACCGATGCCGGTGGCGATGAGGCGCTGCTGGCGCGGTTCGGTGGCGACGAATTCGTGATCCTGGTCGGCGACGGTGACGTGGCTGCCAACGCGCGGTTGCTGGCCGAAGTGCTGGTGCGCGAGCTGGGCAAGCCGCTGGTGGTGCAGGGCAGGGAGCTGTTCCTCGGCACCTCGATCGGCGTGACCCTGTTCCCCGACGATGCGGCCGATGCGACCACGCTGCTGAAGAACGGCGACATCGCCATGTACCAGGCGAAGATGGCCGGCAAGAACTGCTATCGCTACTACAGCCGCGCGATGGACCATGCGGTCGAGCGCCGCGTGCACATGGAGCAGGAGCTGCGCGGTGCCTGGGAGCGAGGCGAGCTGCGCCTGGCCTACCAGCCGATCTTCCGCATGCGCGACCGCCGCATGGTGGGTGTCGAAGTGCTGCTGCGCTGGCAGCACCCGACCCTGGGCACGATCCCGCCGTCGGTGTTCATCGAAGTGGCCGAGCAGAGCGGGTTGATCGAGATCATCGGCCCGAAGGTGCTGCGCGCGGCCTGCATTGAAGCCTCGCAGTGGCCGCGCGGAGCGGCCGGTGATGACCTGTTCGTATCGGTCAATGTATCGCCGCGGCAGCTGCGCGGCGGTGAGTTGCCGGCACTGGTGGCGCAGTGCCTGCATGAGTCCGGGCTGCCGGCCTCGCGCCTGCACCTGGAGCTGACCGAGACGGCGGTGATCGGCGACGAGATGGTGGCCGCGCAGCTGCTGGACAAGCTGCACCGCACCGGGGTGAAGGTCTGGCTGGACGATTTCGGCACCGGCTTCTCCGGCCTCAGCCATCTGCGCCAGGTGCCGGTGGACGGGGTAAAGATCGACAAGAGTTTCGTCGCCGACATGCAGCGCGACCCCGACGACCTGGCCCTGACCACGGCGATCATCGCCATGGCCCATGCGCTGGGCATCACGGTGGTGGCCGAGGGCATCGAACAGCAGGCGCAGTTCGAGCTGCTGGCCCAGCGTGGCTGCGACCTCGGCCAAGGCTACTGGCTGAGCCACCCGGTGACCGCCACCGAAGTGGTGCGGATGATTGAATCGGGCCTCTGA
- a CDS encoding phosphate/phosphite/phosphonate ABC transporter substrate-binding protein has protein sequence MQGGLLSLAMVLLAGTVRAATDPVLVLGRISDDPKAHYEQLQPLLDYVVARMHDVGIKEGRILMARDPQQMASYLRRGRVDWVTETSGTAMALGQRSGARPLLLTERNGVREYQTVFFVRNDSPIQRVQDLRGHRLALQNTASTSAYLVPVMTLLQDGLSPQILAGAWDMPGRDSVGYMFVRSELNIATYVHKGMADVGAVSSVDWSDERRVPAAFRRDFRELLRTEPYPRAVEMVRADLDPKVRDRLQQVLLEAASDPRAQGALHRFFGTSGFHRVDAHAQQRLDELKQGLTRVRMEVE, from the coding sequence ATGCAGGGGGGACTGCTGAGCCTGGCCATGGTCCTGCTGGCCGGGACGGTGCGTGCAGCAACGGACCCGGTGCTGGTGCTGGGCCGGATCAGCGATGATCCCAAGGCTCATTACGAGCAGCTGCAGCCCTTGCTGGACTATGTGGTGGCGCGCATGCACGACGTTGGCATCAAGGAGGGGAGGATCCTGATGGCGCGTGATCCCCAGCAGATGGCCAGCTATCTGCGGCGGGGACGGGTCGACTGGGTCACCGAAACATCGGGCACGGCCATGGCGCTGGGCCAGCGCAGCGGCGCTCGTCCGCTGCTGTTGACCGAGCGCAATGGCGTGCGCGAATACCAGACGGTGTTCTTTGTGCGCAACGACAGCCCGATCCAGCGCGTGCAGGATCTGCGCGGCCATCGCCTGGCCCTGCAGAACACCGCCTCCACCAGTGCCTACCTGGTGCCGGTGATGACCCTGCTGCAGGACGGGCTGTCGCCACAGATCCTGGCCGGGGCCTGGGACATGCCGGGCCGGGACAGCGTGGGTTACATGTTCGTACGCAGTGAATTGAACATCGCCACCTATGTGCACAAGGGCATGGCCGATGTGGGGGCGGTGAGCAGCGTGGACTGGAGTGACGAACGGCGGGTGCCGGCGGCGTTCCGGCGCGATTTCCGCGAGCTGCTGCGCACCGAGCCGTACCCGCGTGCGGTGGAGATGGTGCGCGCCGACCTCGATCCGAAGGTGCGTGACCGCCTGCAGCAGGTGCTGCTGGAGGCGGCCAGCGATCCGCGGGCGCAGGGGGCGTTGCATCGGTTTTTTGGCACTTCCGGTTTCCACCGCGTCGATGCGCATGCGCAGCAGCGGCTGGATGAATTGAAACAAGGATTGACGCGCGTGCGGATGGAAGTGGAATGA
- a CDS encoding RNA methyltransferase, protein MSQFPVATRLRFVLVGTQHPGNMGAAARALKTMGLARLVLVAPEKPLDEEAFRRSAGAEDVLGDAPVVATLAEAVADCRLVLGCTARARRVQLEEYLPADAAARAVAKAGEGAEVALVFGRERTGLTNEELQLCHAAVHIPSDPEFSSLNLAAAVQVLAYETRMQLLGAQPVVESGTGVREPVASHEQMESFFAQLGDTLDEIDFHKGRAPESAMRKLRRLFLRSEPSEQEVRLLRGILADTQRMARLAQAGNKDS, encoded by the coding sequence ATGTCCCAGTTTCCCGTCGCCACCCGCCTCCGATTCGTCCTGGTCGGCACCCAGCACCCCGGCAACATGGGCGCCGCCGCCCGTGCCCTGAAGACCATGGGCCTGGCCCGCCTGGTGCTGGTCGCGCCCGAAAAGCCATTGGACGAGGAGGCCTTCCGCCGCTCGGCCGGTGCCGAAGACGTACTCGGTGACGCCCCGGTGGTGGCCACCCTGGCCGAGGCCGTGGCCGACTGCCGCCTGGTGCTGGGCTGCACTGCCCGTGCCCGCCGCGTCCAGCTGGAGGAATACCTGCCCGCCGACGCCGCTGCCCGCGCGGTGGCCAAAGCCGGTGAAGGCGCCGAGGTGGCGCTGGTATTCGGTCGCGAGCGCACCGGGTTGACCAATGAAGAGCTGCAGCTGTGCCACGCGGCGGTGCACATCCCGTCCGATCCGGAGTTCAGCTCGCTCAACCTGGCGGCGGCCGTACAGGTCCTGGCCTATGAAACCCGCATGCAGCTGCTTGGCGCACAGCCGGTGGTTGAGTCCGGGACCGGCGTCCGCGAACCGGTGGCCAGCCATGAGCAGATGGAGAGCTTCTTCGCCCAGCTCGGCGACACCCTGGACGAGATCGATTTCCACAAGGGCCGCGCGCCCGAATCGGCGATGCGCAAGCTGCGCCGCCTGTTCCTGCGCAGCGAGCCGAGCGAGCAGGAAGTGCGCCTGTTGCGCGGCATCCTCGCCGACACCCAGCGCATGGCGCGGCTGGCCCAGGCGGGCAACAAGGACAGCTGA
- a CDS encoding inositol monophosphatase family protein, producing MQKPAVTVMVKAARLAGNVLLRNINKLEALNVVQKGRMDYASEVDADAEKVIVKELKRAYPEYGIFGEEGGVQGERRQMWVIDPLDGTSNYLRGVPHYCVSIALVENGEPTDAVIFDPLRNELFTASRGAGAVLNDRRIRVADRKDLEGTMIHTGFAPRERARASAQLKSVDTLLVQAEDIRRTGSAALDLAYVACGRADAYFEAGVKAWDIAAGLLLVREAGGKVCDFKGATLGRMDNRGPDTHQIVAGNLKVAESLQKVLVNTGYAAEFDAKF from the coding sequence ATGCAGAAACCCGCCGTAACCGTCATGGTCAAGGCCGCCCGCCTCGCCGGCAACGTCCTGTTGCGCAACATCAACAAGCTCGAGGCGCTGAATGTGGTGCAGAAGGGCCGGATGGACTACGCCAGCGAAGTGGACGCGGACGCGGAAAAGGTCATCGTCAAGGAACTCAAGCGCGCCTATCCCGAATACGGCATCTTCGGCGAAGAAGGTGGCGTGCAGGGCGAGCGTCGCCAGATGTGGGTCATCGACCCGCTCGATGGCACCAGCAATTACCTGCGCGGCGTGCCGCACTACTGCGTGTCGATCGCCCTGGTCGAGAACGGCGAGCCGACCGATGCAGTCATCTTCGATCCGCTGCGCAATGAACTGTTCACCGCCAGCCGTGGCGCTGGTGCCGTGCTGAACGACCGCCGCATCCGCGTTGCCGACCGCAAGGACCTGGAAGGCACCATGATCCACACCGGCTTCGCCCCGCGTGAGCGCGCCCGCGCCAGCGCCCAGCTGAAGTCGGTCGACACCCTGCTGGTCCAGGCCGAGGACATCCGCCGCACCGGTTCGGCCGCGCTGGACCTGGCCTACGTGGCCTGTGGCCGCGCCGATGCCTACTTCGAAGCCGGTGTGAAGGCGTGGGACATCGCCGCTGGCCTGCTGCTGGTCCGCGAGGCCGGTGGCAAGGTCTGCGACTTCAAGGGCGCGACCCTGGGCCGCATGGACAACCGCGGCCCGGACACCCACCAGATCGTGGCCGGCAACCTGAAGGTGGCCGAGTCGCTGCAGAAGGTGCTGGTGAACACTGGCTACGCGGCGGAGTTCGACGCGAAGTTCTGA
- the htpX gene encoding protease HtpX: MFTRIALFLATNLAVLILASIVMSLLGVDSRSMSGLLVMAGIFGFGGSFISLLLSKWMAKRSTGAVVITEPRNQTERWLLATVERQAKAAGIGMPEVAVYEGPEINAFATGANRNNALVAVSTGLLHNMSEDEAEAVLGHEIAHVANGDMITMALLQGVLNTFVIVLARVVGGIIDSALSGNREGGGRGFAYFIIVFVLEMVFGLFATMISMWFSRHREFRADAGGASLAGRQKMIAALERLQLNHGQSTLPTQIAAFGIAGSTAKKLFMSHPPLEERIAALRASTVA; this comes from the coding sequence ATGTTCACCCGTATTGCCCTCTTTCTAGCGACCAACCTCGCGGTGCTGATCCTGGCCAGCATCGTGATGTCACTCTTGGGCGTGGATTCGCGTTCGATGAGCGGCCTGCTGGTCATGGCCGGTATCTTCGGTTTCGGTGGTTCCTTCATCTCGCTGCTGCTGTCCAAGTGGATGGCCAAGCGCTCCACCGGTGCGGTGGTCATCACCGAGCCGCGCAACCAGACCGAGCGTTGGCTGCTGGCCACCGTCGAGCGTCAGGCCAAGGCCGCCGGCATCGGCATGCCTGAAGTGGCCGTGTACGAAGGCCCGGAGATCAATGCCTTCGCCACCGGTGCCAACCGCAACAATGCGCTGGTGGCGGTGTCCACCGGCCTGCTGCACAACATGAGTGAAGACGAGGCCGAAGCAGTGCTGGGCCATGAGATCGCCCACGTCGCCAACGGTGACATGATCACCATGGCGCTGCTGCAGGGTGTGCTGAACACCTTCGTGATCGTGCTGGCCCGCGTGGTCGGCGGCATCATCGACAGCGCGCTGTCGGGCAATCGCGAAGGCGGCGGCCGTGGCTTCGCCTACTTCATCATCGTGTTCGTGCTGGAGATGGTGTTCGGCCTGTTCGCCACCATGATCTCGATGTGGTTCTCGCGCCATCGCGAGTTCCGCGCCGACGCAGGCGGTGCCTCGCTGGCCGGCCGCCAGAAGATGATCGCCGCGCTGGAACGCCTGCAGCTCAACCACGGCCAGAGCACGTTGCCGACCCAGATTGCGGCGTTCGGTATTGCCGGTTCGACGGCGAAGAAGCTGTTCATGAGCCACCCGCCGCTGGAAGAGCGCATCGCCGCGCTGCGGGCGTCGACGGTGGCGTAA
- the gluQRS gene encoding tRNA glutamyl-Q(34) synthetase GluQRS — translation MTSPIPCGRFAPSPTGLLHPGSLLAAFGSWLLARHHGGLWRLRIEDVDPPRTVPGAAESQLQALAAFGLVHDGPILWQSARSEAYQAALDVLLASDQAFVCHCSRSDLAASGGIHHRCVARQPRPDPAVRFRVPPGSLVHFDDGLRGPQQQDVQAEVGDFVLRRADGCWAYQLAVVVDDAAQGVTEVVRGADLLDSTARQILLQQALGLAVPRYWHLPLLLDAPGHKLSKSLAALPVDSARPLPVLRQLWQLLRQAPEALAQAHDLDALLATARRAFDPAQLPRTDILLPGGALSAPMLQNPPSPT, via the coding sequence ATGACCTCCCCCATTCCCTGCGGCCGCTTCGCACCCTCGCCCACCGGCCTGCTCCACCCCGGATCCCTGCTCGCCGCCTTCGGCAGCTGGCTGCTTGCCCGCCATCATGGCGGCCTGTGGCGGCTGCGCATCGAAGACGTCGATCCACCACGCACCGTGCCCGGTGCGGCGGAATCACAGCTGCAGGCACTGGCCGCGTTCGGCCTGGTCCATGATGGCCCGATCCTCTGGCAGAGCGCCCGCAGCGAGGCCTACCAGGCCGCGCTGGATGTACTGCTCGCCAGCGACCAGGCCTTTGTCTGCCACTGCAGCCGCAGCGACCTTGCCGCCAGCGGCGGCATCCATCATCGCTGCGTCGCCCGGCAACCACGACCGGACCCAGCCGTCCGCTTCCGCGTGCCGCCCGGCAGCCTCGTGCACTTCGACGATGGCCTGCGCGGCCCGCAGCAGCAGGACGTGCAGGCCGAGGTCGGCGACTTCGTGCTGCGCCGTGCCGACGGCTGCTGGGCGTACCAGCTGGCGGTGGTGGTGGATGACGCCGCACAGGGGGTGACCGAAGTGGTGCGCGGTGCCGACCTGCTCGACTCCACCGCGCGGCAGATTCTGCTGCAGCAGGCATTGGGGCTGGCGGTACCGCGCTACTGGCACCTGCCGCTGCTGCTCGATGCGCCGGGCCACAAGCTGTCCAAGTCCCTGGCGGCGCTGCCGGTGGACAGCGCACGCCCGCTGCCGGTGCTGCGCCAGCTCTGGCAGCTGCTCCGCCAGGCCCCTGAGGCGCTGGCGCAGGCACACGACCTGGACGCGCTGCTGGCCACCGCTCGACGGGCCTTTGACCCCGCCCAACTGCCGCGCACCGACATCCTGCTGCCGGGCGGCGCACTTTCCGCGCCGATGTTGCAGAATCCCCCTTCCCCCACCTGA